One Sphingopyxis macrogoltabida genomic region harbors:
- a CDS encoding heavy metal-binding domain-containing protein, whose amino-acid sequence MFSTTTNNVEGRPVREYLGIVTGEVIVGANLFRDLFTSITDIVGGRSGKYEDVLARARKEAIAEMEAEATRLGGNAVIGVDLDYEVLGQNGSMLMVSASGTAVVV is encoded by the coding sequence GTGTTTAGCACCACCACCAACAATGTCGAAGGCCGTCCGGTCCGCGAATATCTGGGCATCGTCACCGGCGAGGTGATCGTCGGCGCCAACCTGTTCCGCGACCTGTTCACCAGCATCACCGACATCGTCGGCGGCCGCTCGGGCAAATATGAGGACGTCCTCGCCCGTGCGCGCAAGGAAGCGATCGCCGAGATGGAGGCCGAAGCGACGCGCCTCGGCGGCAATGCGGTAATCGGCGTCGACCTCGATTACGAGGTGCTCGGCCAGAACGGCTCGATGCTGATGGTCTCCGCCAGCGGCACCGCCGTGGTTGTCTGA
- a CDS encoding DUF2312 domain-containing protein codes for MSEATTTDQQLRLFIERVERLEEEKKGIADDIRDTYNEAKSNGYDPKIMRQIVRLRKMPIHDRKEMEAILDVYKSALGID; via the coding sequence ATGAGCGAAGCCACCACCACCGACCAGCAACTGCGCCTGTTCATCGAGCGCGTCGAACGGTTGGAAGAAGAGAAAAAGGGCATCGCCGACGATATCCGCGACACCTATAACGAAGCCAAGAGCAACGGCTATGATCCCAAGATCATGCGCCAGATCGTGCGCCTGAGGAAAATGCCGATCCACGACCGCAAGGAAATGGAAGCGATCCTCGACGTTTATAAATCGGCGCTCGGCATCGACTGA
- a CDS encoding DUF1244 domain-containing protein — MSCSDDQTPANDALDGLDDAVAAAAFRRLVRLLQHRSDAANIDLMGLAGFCRNCLGDWIAEAGDLEKEAGRAIVHGMPTAEWKALHHTAATAEQLKRMEESMAKNP; from the coding sequence ATGTCCTGCAGCGACGACCAGACTCCCGCGAACGACGCGCTCGACGGCCTCGACGATGCGGTGGCCGCTGCGGCCTTCCGCCGTCTCGTGCGGCTGCTCCAGCATCGCAGCGACGCCGCGAATATCGACCTGATGGGGCTCGCCGGTTTCTGCCGCAATTGCCTCGGCGACTGGATCGCCGAGGCGGGCGACCTCGAAAAGGAAGCCGGCCGCGCGATCGTTCACGGCATGCCGACCGCCGAATGGAAAGCGCTGCATCACACCGCGGCGACCGCCGAACAGCTCAAGCGGATGGAAGAAAGCATGGCGAAGAATCCCTGA